In Pseudomonas sp. MM213, a genomic segment contains:
- a CDS encoding I78 family peptidase inhibitor, producing the protein MPWKLASLGTLLAASLLAGCSSTSTESATDPVTTTDTGHSRCEAKAAEFTIGKKASPALLEQARVRAGAQNARILKPDDMVTLEYRSDRLNLNTDANLVITRINCG; encoded by the coding sequence ATGCCTTGGAAGCTCGCGTCATTGGGTACTTTGTTGGCCGCTAGTCTGCTGGCAGGTTGCAGCAGCACATCTACCGAATCGGCAACAGACCCTGTCACGACGACGGATACCGGCCACAGTCGATGCGAAGCAAAGGCTGCCGAATTCACCATTGGCAAAAAGGCTTCGCCCGCGCTGCTGGAACAGGCGCGTGTTCGCGCAGGTGCGCAGAATGCCCGTATCCTCAAGCCTGACGATATGGTGACGCTGGAGTACCGCTCCGACCGCTTGAACCTGAACACCGATGCCAACCTGGTGATCACGCGCATCAACTGCGGCTGA